In Arthrobacter burdickii, one DNA window encodes the following:
- the hrcA gene encoding heat-inducible transcriptional repressor HrcA — protein sequence MSEPRRLEVLRAIVEDYVHSREPVGSKALVDRHHLGVSSATIRNDMAVLEEEGLIAAPHTSSGRIPTDKGYRLFVDRISEVKPLSAPEKKAIQTLLEGAEDLDDVMDRTVRLLAQLTNQVAVVQFPRTGGASVRHIEFVLLAPQQILVVLIATNGTVQQRIVRTHADIQEAELADLKQRILSAVSGVRLSALAGELGVAASQLPPALRAHGGTIIKALEQLAGLGREDRILLAGTANLARSTGDFPLSIGPILEALEEQVVMLRLLSEMEYDARGISVRIGSENPYGGLSEASVVATGYGPDAGAKLGILGPTRMDYPTTMAAVRAVARYLSRILEE from the coding sequence ATGAGTGAACCGCGACGCCTGGAAGTGCTCCGGGCCATCGTCGAGGACTACGTCCATTCGCGGGAGCCCGTCGGCTCCAAGGCACTGGTCGACCGGCACCACCTCGGCGTCTCCTCCGCCACCATCCGTAACGACATGGCGGTCCTCGAGGAGGAAGGCCTCATCGCGGCACCCCACACGAGTTCGGGCCGCATCCCCACGGACAAGGGATACCGCCTGTTCGTGGACCGTATCTCCGAGGTCAAGCCGTTGTCCGCGCCGGAGAAGAAGGCGATCCAGACCCTGCTGGAGGGTGCGGAGGACCTCGACGACGTCATGGACCGGACCGTCCGGCTGCTCGCCCAACTCACGAACCAGGTCGCCGTCGTCCAGTTCCCCCGTACGGGCGGGGCGTCGGTCCGCCACATCGAATTCGTCCTGCTGGCTCCGCAGCAGATCCTCGTGGTCCTGATCGCGACCAACGGTACCGTCCAGCAGCGCATCGTCCGGACGCACGCGGACATCCAGGAAGCCGAGCTCGCGGACCTGAAGCAGCGCATCCTGTCCGCGGTGTCCGGGGTGAGACTGTCGGCGCTTGCGGGTGAGCTGGGCGTCGCGGCATCGCAGTTGCCCCCCGCGCTGCGGGCGCACGGGGGTACGATCATCAAAGCGCTCGAGCAGCTCGCCGGGCTCGGACGTGAAGACCGGATCCTGCTGGCAGGAACGGCGAACCTCGCCAGGTCCACGGGTGACTTCCCGCTCAGCATCGGTCCCATTCTCGAGGCACTCGAGGAGCAGGTCGTCATGCTGAGGCTCCTGTCGGAGATGGAGTACGACGCCCGCGGCATCTCGGTGAGGATCGGCAGCGAGAACCCCTACGGTGGCCTGTCGGAGGCCTCCGTGGTCGCGACAGGCTACGGTCCGGACGCCGGAGCGAAGCTCGGGATCCTCGGGCCCACCCGCATGGACTATCCGACGACGATGGCCGCGGTGCGCGCCGTCGCCCGTTACCTCTCGAGGATCCTCGAGGAGTAG
- the dnaJ gene encoding molecular chaperone DnaJ, translated as MSNHYEVLGVAQGATGEEIKKAYRKLARKLHPDVNPGEDAAEEFKRITHAYEVLSDPQKRRIYDTTGNENGTDNGYGAGYSGSGFAFQDIFETFFGGGGQQAGAPSRTRRGQDALINVRIDLKDAVFGTNKKIEVDTAEVCPTCDGTCCQPGTSPRTCDICGGSGQVQRAVRSILGQVMTSAPCGTCQGYGTVIPNPCHECSGEGRVRARRTLTIKVPAGVSTGTRIQLAGQGEAGIAGGPQGDLYVEIRVNTDSTFLRDGDDLHVTLSVPMTAAALGTTVQLDTFDGDQELVIKPGTQSGEIMTLRGLGVTHLRNQGRGDLRVHLNVETPRNLDHQQEELLRKLAELRNEEYTDGQLASSGSGVFARLRERLGNR; from the coding sequence GTGAGTAATCACTATGAGGTCCTCGGTGTGGCGCAGGGTGCGACCGGGGAGGAAATCAAGAAGGCGTACCGCAAGCTCGCCCGGAAGCTCCACCCGGACGTGAACCCGGGTGAGGACGCCGCGGAGGAGTTCAAGCGCATCACGCATGCCTACGAGGTGTTGTCCGACCCGCAGAAGCGGCGGATCTATGACACGACCGGCAACGAGAACGGCACGGACAACGGCTACGGTGCCGGCTACTCGGGCTCCGGGTTCGCGTTCCAGGACATCTTCGAGACCTTCTTCGGCGGCGGGGGCCAGCAGGCAGGAGCGCCCTCCCGGACCCGACGGGGCCAGGACGCGCTCATCAACGTGCGGATCGACCTCAAGGATGCCGTCTTCGGCACCAACAAGAAGATCGAGGTGGACACCGCGGAGGTCTGCCCCACGTGTGACGGGACCTGCTGCCAGCCGGGCACGTCGCCCCGCACCTGCGACATCTGCGGCGGCTCCGGCCAGGTTCAGCGGGCCGTCCGGTCGATCCTCGGCCAGGTCATGACGAGCGCGCCCTGCGGGACCTGCCAGGGTTACGGCACCGTGATCCCCAACCCCTGCCACGAATGCAGCGGCGAGGGACGCGTCCGTGCGCGCCGCACCCTGACCATCAAGGTCCCCGCCGGCGTCAGCACGGGCACCCGCATCCAGCTCGCCGGCCAGGGCGAGGCCGGCATCGCCGGCGGCCCGCAGGGCGACCTGTACGTCGAGATCCGCGTCAACACCGACTCGACGTTCCTCCGCGACGGCGACGACCTCCATGTCACGTTGAGCGTGCCCATGACGGCGGCCGCGCTGGGCACCACGGTGCAGCTGGACACGTTCGACGGCGACCAGGAACTGGTCATCAAGCCCGGGACGCAGTCCGGCGAGATCATGACCCTCCGCGGGCTCGGCGTCACGCACCTCAGGAACCAGGGCAGGGGAGACCTGCGCGTCCACCTGAATGTCGAGACGCCGCGCAACCTGGACCACCAGCAGGAGGAGCTCCTGCGCAAGCTCGCCGAACTGCGGAACGAGGAGTACACGGACGGCCAGCTCGCCAGCAGCGGTTCCGGCGTGTTCGCACGCCTGCGGGAGCGCCTCGGGAACCGCTGA
- a CDS encoding 16S rRNA (uracil(1498)-N(3))-methyltransferase, whose product MTRPLFFGSSEAVRAAAPGALFVLDGDEGRHAATVRRLGTGERIDVSDGSGYRIGGVISAVGPGTVEVEVETAGQDPAPQHRLVLVQALAKGGRDEQAVESATELGVDAVVPWHAERSIVRWRGDKAEKGRQKWVSLVGAASKQSRRSFVPEVHAVLDTSGLAAWASTVDRLVVLHEDAESSLADQVSELRAAGALDVPSSTAVVVGPEGGISEAELGKLRAVGAGAARLGPHVLRSSSAGPAALVLLNHLLGRW is encoded by the coding sequence ATGACGCGTCCCCTGTTCTTCGGGTCGAGCGAGGCTGTCCGCGCGGCCGCACCCGGCGCCCTGTTCGTCCTCGACGGTGACGAGGGCCGGCACGCCGCAACCGTCCGGCGGCTCGGGACGGGAGAGCGCATCGACGTGTCCGACGGCTCCGGCTACCGGATCGGCGGAGTGATCTCGGCCGTCGGGCCGGGAACCGTCGAGGTCGAGGTGGAGACCGCCGGCCAGGATCCCGCGCCGCAGCACCGCCTGGTGCTCGTGCAGGCCCTCGCGAAGGGCGGTCGTGACGAGCAGGCCGTCGAGTCGGCCACCGAGCTCGGCGTCGACGCCGTGGTGCCGTGGCATGCCGAGCGCAGCATCGTCCGCTGGCGCGGCGACAAGGCCGAGAAGGGCCGGCAGAAGTGGGTGTCCCTCGTGGGTGCGGCGTCGAAGCAGTCGCGGCGGTCGTTCGTGCCCGAGGTCCATGCCGTCCTGGATACCTCGGGGCTGGCCGCCTGGGCGTCGACGGTGGACCGGCTGGTCGTCCTGCACGAGGACGCCGAATCCTCCCTCGCCGATCAGGTCTCGGAGCTCCGCGCAGCGGGTGCCCTGGACGTGCCGTCGTCGACCGCCGTCGTCGTGGGTCCTGAGGGCGGCATCAGTGAGGCCGAGCTGGGGAAGCTGCGCGCAGTCGGCGCCGGTGCGGCCCGACTGGGACCGCACGTCCTGCGTTCGTCCTCCGCCGGCCCTGCTGCCCTCGTGCTGCTGAACCACCTGTTGGGGCGCTGGTAG
- a CDS encoding DUF3097 domain-containing protein: MDYGWGAQDITAPKRVSLPDVPVEKDMVLEDVQSGFVGAVVRVEKSGGLHVMVLEDRRGKHRTFRLGHGFLLDGQPVHVVAPVQRAAPATTRTASGSVRVEGARARTARASRIWVEGQHDAELVEKVWGDDLRLEGIVVEPLHGVDDLAGAVRAFDPGPQRRLGILVDHLLPGTKESRIAQQAMTVPGARHHVLIVGHPYVDVWQAVKPAALGLDAWPVVPRNEDWKTGILAGLGWPHSNQAAVAHGWKRILAGVSTYADLEPSLLGRVEEVIDFLTAPPGTA, encoded by the coding sequence ATGGACTACGGCTGGGGAGCACAGGATATTACGGCTCCGAAGCGGGTCAGCCTGCCCGATGTCCCGGTGGAGAAGGACATGGTCCTCGAGGACGTGCAGAGCGGATTCGTCGGCGCAGTGGTCCGGGTCGAGAAGTCCGGCGGGCTGCATGTGATGGTGCTCGAGGACCGGCGCGGGAAGCACCGGACGTTTCGGCTCGGCCACGGATTCCTCCTCGACGGACAGCCCGTCCACGTCGTCGCACCCGTGCAGCGCGCAGCGCCGGCGACCACCCGGACCGCGTCCGGATCGGTCCGCGTCGAGGGCGCGCGGGCGAGGACTGCGCGGGCCAGCAGGATCTGGGTGGAGGGACAGCACGACGCCGAGCTGGTCGAGAAGGTCTGGGGGGACGATCTCCGGCTCGAGGGAATCGTCGTCGAGCCGCTGCACGGCGTCGACGATCTCGCGGGCGCGGTTCGCGCGTTCGACCCCGGTCCGCAGCGGCGGCTGGGCATCCTCGTCGACCACCTGCTGCCCGGCACCAAGGAGTCCCGGATCGCACAGCAGGCGATGACCGTGCCGGGGGCGCGCCACCACGTCCTGATCGTCGGCCACCCCTACGTGGACGTCTGGCAGGCGGTGAAGCCGGCCGCGCTGGGACTCGACGCCTGGCCCGTTGTGCCGCGGAACGAGGACTGGAAAACCGGAATTCTCGCCGGGCTCGGCTGGCCGCACTCCAACCAGGCGGCCGTGGCCCACGGCTGGAAGCGGATCCTCGCCGGCGTCAGCACCTACGCCGACCTCGAGCCCTCGCTGCTCGGCCGGGTGGAGGAGGTCATCGACTTCCTGACCGCTCCCCCGGGCACCGCCTGA
- the hemW gene encoding radical SAM family heme chaperone HemW, protein MPSALPLGLPAPEDGVLPAEAAEGALDRDFCLYVHIPFCAVRCGYCDFNTYTSTELGGGASQDAYAGSVLAELALGAQVLRSSRMPARPLSTVFFGGGTPTLLPAEDLASILRAATAQWGLAPDAEVTTEANPDSVTPESLRVLKEAGFTRVSFGMQSAVPHVLAVLDRTHSPERVPQAVQWAREAGLKVSLDLIYGTPGESLEDWRTSLSTALSYGPDHISAYALIIEDGTRLASRIRRGQVPPIDDDDHADKYALAEEMLTAGDLHWYEVSNWARTPADECRHNLAYWRGSDWWGAGPGAHSHVGGTRWWNVKHPRPYAEALGAGRSPAAGREILSAEDRYVEDVMLRVRLREGLPTASLTPPGRTAIAGLIADGLVEPAAAFAGRVVLTFQGRLLADAVVRRLLPD, encoded by the coding sequence GTGCCTAGCGCCCTTCCGCTCGGCCTGCCGGCACCCGAGGACGGCGTGCTGCCTGCTGAGGCAGCAGAAGGTGCGCTCGACCGCGACTTCTGCCTCTACGTGCACATCCCGTTCTGCGCTGTCCGCTGCGGCTACTGCGACTTCAACACCTACACCTCCACGGAGCTCGGCGGCGGGGCGTCGCAGGACGCCTACGCCGGATCCGTGCTCGCCGAGCTCGCCCTCGGTGCGCAGGTGCTCCGGTCCTCGAGGATGCCGGCACGGCCGCTGTCCACGGTCTTCTTCGGCGGAGGTACTCCCACCCTGCTGCCCGCCGAGGACCTCGCGTCGATCCTGCGGGCGGCGACGGCGCAGTGGGGCCTGGCCCCCGACGCGGAGGTGACCACCGAGGCCAATCCCGATTCGGTGACGCCGGAGTCGCTGCGCGTCCTGAAGGAGGCCGGCTTCACCCGCGTCTCGTTCGGCATGCAGTCCGCGGTGCCCCACGTGCTCGCCGTGCTCGACCGCACCCACTCGCCCGAACGCGTGCCGCAGGCCGTGCAGTGGGCTCGCGAGGCCGGCCTGAAGGTGAGCCTGGACCTGATCTACGGCACACCGGGGGAGTCGCTTGAGGACTGGCGGACGTCGCTGTCCACGGCGTTGTCCTACGGCCCCGACCACATCTCGGCGTACGCGCTGATCATCGAGGACGGGACGCGGCTCGCGTCGCGCATCCGCCGCGGCCAGGTCCCGCCCATCGACGACGACGACCACGCCGACAAGTACGCCCTCGCGGAGGAGATGCTGACGGCCGGTGACCTGCACTGGTACGAGGTGAGCAACTGGGCGCGCACGCCCGCCGATGAATGCCGGCACAACCTCGCCTACTGGCGTGGCAGCGACTGGTGGGGTGCGGGCCCGGGCGCGCACTCGCATGTCGGCGGCACGCGCTGGTGGAACGTCAAGCATCCGCGCCCGTACGCCGAAGCGCTGGGTGCCGGACGGTCACCCGCCGCGGGGCGCGAGATCCTGTCGGCGGAGGACCGCTACGTCGAGGACGTCATGCTGCGCGTACGGCTGCGTGAGGGACTTCCGACCGCCTCCCTCACGCCACCGGGCCGCACGGCGATCGCCGGGCTGATCGCCGACGGGCTCGTCGAGCCCGCCGCGGCCTTCGCGGGCCGCGTGGTCCTGACTTTCCAGGGCAGGCTGCTCGCGGACGCCGTCGTGCGGAGACTGTTGCCGGACTGA
- the ybeY gene encoding rRNA maturation RNase YbeY translates to MSVEVNNESGYDVDEESLVRLANFLFESLFLHPEAELSIILVDTAAMEKLHVEWMDEPGPTDVLSFPMDELRPGTPGRITPAGLLGDIVLCPEVAASQGAAAGHSTNDELLLLTTHGVLHLLGYDHAEPEEEKEMFGLQRQLLSEFLGGTAPQETSA, encoded by the coding sequence ATGAGCGTCGAGGTCAACAACGAATCCGGGTACGACGTCGACGAGGAGTCGCTCGTCCGTCTCGCGAATTTCCTGTTCGAGTCGCTCTTCCTCCACCCCGAGGCCGAGCTGTCGATCATCCTGGTGGATACGGCGGCGATGGAGAAGCTGCATGTCGAGTGGATGGACGAGCCCGGCCCCACCGATGTGCTCTCCTTCCCGATGGATGAACTACGCCCGGGCACACCCGGGCGCATCACGCCGGCCGGACTGCTCGGGGACATCGTGCTGTGCCCGGAGGTCGCTGCTTCCCAGGGTGCGGCCGCGGGTCACAGCACGAACGACGAACTGCTGCTGCTGACCACGCACGGCGTCCTCCACCTCCTCGGCTACGACCACGCGGAACCCGAGGAGGAGAAGGAGATGTTCGGCCTGCAGCGCCAGCTCCTGTCGGAGTTCCTCGGGGGCACCGCACCCCAGGAGACCAGCGCTTGA
- the lepA gene encoding translation elongation factor 4, which produces MSPMARTAPVPASTDPAIIRNFCIIAHIDHGKSTLADRMLQLTGAVEQRDMKAQYLDRMDIERERGITIKSQAVRLPWEVDGTAYALNMIDTPGHVDFTYEVSRSLAACEGAILLVDAAQGIEAQTLANLYLAMENNLTIIPVLNKIDLPAAQPEKYAAELASLIGGEPEDVLMVSGKTGVGVEALMDKIVRDLPAPTGDPNAPARAMIFDSVYDTYRGVVTYVRVVDGKLSPRERIQMMSTRASHELLEIGVSSPEPKPSKGLGVGEVGYLITGVKDVRQSKVGDTVTNLAKPAAESLGGYQDPKPMVFSGLYPLDGTDYPVLRDALAKFTLNDAALVYEPETSAALGFGFRVGFLGLLHLEITRERLEREYNLDLISTAPNVEYEVTLEDKRILKVTNPSEYPVGKIAEVREPMVSATILAPSEFVGAIMELCQQRRGILGGMDYLSEDRVEIRYRLPLAEIVFDFFDLLKSKTRGYGSLDWKADGDQVSDLVKVDILLQGEQVDAFSAITHRDKAYAYGVMMTGKLRELIPRQQFEVPIQAAIGARIIARESIRAIRKDVLAKCYGGDITRKRKLLEKQKEGKKRMKMVGRVEVPQEAFIAALSSDESKDKAKK; this is translated from the coding sequence CTCGACCGGATGGACATCGAGCGCGAGCGCGGCATCACGATCAAGTCCCAGGCCGTCCGCCTGCCCTGGGAGGTGGATGGCACCGCCTACGCCCTGAACATGATCGACACTCCCGGCCACGTCGACTTCACCTACGAGGTGTCACGCTCGCTCGCGGCCTGCGAAGGAGCCATCCTGCTCGTCGACGCCGCCCAGGGCATCGAGGCGCAGACTCTCGCGAACCTCTACCTCGCGATGGAGAACAACCTCACGATCATCCCGGTCCTGAACAAGATCGACCTGCCCGCCGCGCAGCCGGAGAAGTACGCCGCGGAGCTGGCGAGCCTCATCGGCGGGGAACCCGAGGACGTCCTGATGGTCTCCGGGAAGACCGGCGTCGGGGTCGAGGCCCTCATGGACAAGATCGTGCGCGACCTCCCGGCCCCGACCGGTGACCCGAACGCGCCGGCCCGCGCCATGATCTTCGACTCGGTGTACGACACGTACCGCGGCGTGGTGACCTATGTCCGGGTGGTCGACGGCAAGCTCAGCCCCCGCGAGCGCATTCAGATGATGTCCACGCGAGCCAGCCACGAACTGCTCGAGATCGGCGTCAGCTCACCCGAGCCGAAGCCCTCCAAGGGGCTCGGCGTCGGCGAGGTCGGTTACCTCATCACCGGCGTGAAGGACGTGCGCCAGTCGAAGGTCGGTGACACCGTGACCAACCTGGCCAAGCCTGCCGCGGAGTCGCTGGGCGGCTACCAGGATCCGAAGCCCATGGTCTTCTCCGGTCTGTACCCGCTCGACGGCACCGACTACCCCGTCCTGCGCGACGCCCTCGCGAAGTTCACCCTGAACGACGCCGCGCTCGTCTACGAGCCGGAGACCTCGGCCGCGCTGGGCTTCGGGTTCCGCGTCGGCTTCCTCGGCCTGCTGCACCTCGAGATCACGCGGGAACGCCTCGAGCGCGAGTACAACCTCGACCTGATCTCCACCGCACCGAACGTCGAGTACGAGGTGACCCTCGAGGACAAGCGCATCCTGAAGGTCACCAACCCGAGCGAGTACCCGGTCGGGAAGATCGCCGAGGTGCGCGAGCCCATGGTGTCCGCGACCATCCTCGCGCCGTCGGAGTTCGTCGGCGCCATCATGGAGCTGTGCCAGCAGCGCCGCGGCATCCTCGGCGGCATGGACTACCTGTCCGAGGACCGCGTAGAGATCCGGTACCGGCTGCCGCTGGCGGAGATCGTCTTCGACTTCTTCGACCTGCTGAAGTCGAAGACCCGCGGGTACGGCTCCCTGGACTGGAAAGCCGACGGCGACCAGGTGTCCGACCTCGTCAAGGTGGACATCCTCCTGCAGGGCGAACAGGTGGACGCGTTCAGCGCCATCACCCACCGCGACAAGGCCTACGCCTACGGTGTCATGATGACGGGCAAGCTCCGCGAGCTCATCCCGCGCCAGCAGTTCGAGGTGCCCATCCAGGCCGCCATCGGTGCCCGCATCATCGCGCGCGAGAGCATCCGGGCCATCCGCAAGGACGTCCTCGCCAAGTGCTACGGCGGTGACATCACGCGTAAGCGCAAGCTGCTCGAGAAGCAGAAGGAAGGCAAGAAGCGCATGAAGATGGTGGGGCGCGTGGAAGTGCCCCAGGAAGCCTTCATCGCTGCACTGTCCTCCGACGAGTCGAAGGACAAAGCCAAGAAGTGA
- a CDS encoding GerMN domain-containing protein — MHEQDPLKKNRLGLRGMLLASGAVLAASSVFFLPEVGLLQGSAPTTTLPVPLPTAVPDGESAEPEARVQTEGAAAGPADAVRPLLPVYWLGEVEGTDRLFREFLVAPESTGDPISDAVRLMTAGQPLDSDYHSPWHAASSVSSSISTKNVITLDISSDAFSESLGESDARLALQQLVYTATAAASNAGLITGGESSSVVVLVDGAAGYRAFNSVDVGGEWTRDTSTLAPVWIIDPQEGVEADRSGLTIHGVGPTSEQTLAWRIDRSEGGPADGGTGDTSLFRDGSVRISPEDGAPGAYSFSVTLPPGSYEITVAVPSGHGQAQDSKSVVVR; from the coding sequence ATGCACGAGCAGGACCCCCTGAAGAAGAACCGGCTCGGGCTCCGCGGGATGCTCCTGGCGTCGGGCGCGGTGCTCGCGGCCAGCAGTGTGTTCTTCCTTCCGGAGGTGGGGCTGCTGCAGGGCAGCGCACCGACGACGACCCTTCCCGTCCCGCTTCCGACAGCGGTCCCCGACGGGGAGTCGGCCGAGCCTGAGGCGCGCGTCCAGACCGAGGGCGCGGCAGCGGGTCCCGCTGACGCCGTCCGGCCGCTCCTGCCGGTCTACTGGCTCGGGGAGGTCGAGGGGACCGACCGGCTGTTCCGTGAATTCCTCGTGGCGCCGGAATCCACCGGCGATCCCATCTCCGACGCGGTGCGGCTCATGACCGCGGGGCAACCTCTCGACTCCGACTACCACTCGCCCTGGCATGCCGCATCGAGCGTGAGCTCGTCGATCTCCACGAAGAACGTCATCACCCTCGACATCTCCTCGGACGCCTTCTCGGAGAGCCTCGGAGAGAGCGACGCGCGCCTGGCCCTGCAGCAACTCGTCTACACCGCCACGGCGGCCGCCTCGAACGCCGGCCTCATCACCGGCGGCGAGTCCAGTTCCGTCGTCGTACTCGTCGACGGAGCGGCGGGCTACCGCGCCTTCAACTCCGTGGACGTCGGCGGGGAGTGGACCCGGGATACCTCCACACTCGCTCCCGTATGGATCATCGACCCGCAGGAGGGCGTCGAAGCCGACCGCTCCGGGCTGACCATCCACGGGGTGGGGCCGACATCGGAGCAGACGCTCGCCTGGCGGATAGACCGGAGCGAGGGCGGGCCGGCGGACGGCGGAACCGGTGATACCTCGCTCTTCCGCGACGGCTCGGTCCGGATCTCGCCCGAGGACGGCGCTCCGGGCGCCTACTCCTTCTCCGTGACACTCCCGCCCGGCTCCTACGAGATCACGGTGGCCGTGCCCTCCGGGCACGGCCAGGCTCAGGACTCCAAGTCCGTCGTCGTCCGGTGA
- a CDS encoding PhoH family protein, producing MSESSTGINVAGLDTRTFVFDSTEQMVQALGSNDEALRLIEDSFPGIGLQARGNELTITGPSADVLRTERLIGEIQTMATNNATVSPHVLEQLVTMLKTQSAARPSEVLSVNILTSRGKTIRPKTLNQSTYVEAIDRNTIVFGIGPAGTGKTYLAMAKAVQALQQKEVNRIILTRPAVEAGERLGFLPGTLNDKIDPYLRPLYDALHDMIDPDSIPRLMAAGTIEVAPLAYMRGRTLNDAFIILDEAQNTTPEQMKMFLTRLGFGSKMVVTGDVTQVDLPNGTSSGLRIVSEILRDVNDVYFSELDAADVVRHRLVGDIVSAYSTWDDEQRAGQARAGRPGVAR from the coding sequence ATGAGCGAATCTTCAACAGGCATCAACGTGGCAGGACTCGACACACGGACGTTCGTCTTCGACTCGACGGAGCAGATGGTTCAGGCGCTCGGTTCGAACGACGAGGCCCTGCGTCTGATCGAAGACTCCTTCCCCGGCATCGGCCTGCAGGCCCGGGGCAACGAACTGACGATCACCGGTCCCTCGGCGGACGTGCTGCGTACCGAGCGGCTCATCGGTGAGATCCAGACCATGGCCACCAACAATGCGACGGTCTCTCCCCATGTCCTCGAGCAGCTGGTCACGATGCTCAAGACGCAGAGCGCTGCCCGGCCGTCGGAAGTGCTGTCCGTGAACATCCTGACCTCGCGCGGCAAGACCATCCGCCCCAAGACGCTCAACCAGAGCACGTACGTCGAAGCGATCGACCGGAACACCATCGTGTTCGGTATCGGCCCGGCGGGTACCGGCAAGACCTACCTGGCCATGGCCAAGGCCGTCCAGGCGCTGCAGCAGAAGGAAGTCAACCGGATCATCCTGACGAGGCCCGCGGTCGAGGCGGGGGAGCGCCTGGGCTTCCTGCCCGGAACGCTCAACGACAAGATCGATCCGTACCTGCGCCCGCTGTACGACGCCCTGCACGACATGATTGACCCCGATTCCATCCCGCGCCTCATGGCGGCGGGAACGATCGAGGTCGCACCCCTGGCGTACATGCGCGGGCGGACCCTGAACGACGCCTTCATCATCCTCGACGAGGCCCAGAACACGACGCCCGAGCAGATGAAGATGTTCCTCACGCGCCTCGGCTTCGGTTCGAAGATGGTGGTGACCGGCGACGTCACGCAGGTGGACCTCCCCAACGGCACCAGTTCGGGACTGCGGATCGTCAGCGAGATCCTCCGGGACGTCAACGACGTGTACTTCAGCGAACTGGACGCCGCCGACGTCGTGCGGCACCGGCTCGTCGGTGACATCGTCAGCGCCTACAGCACCTGGGACGACGAGCAGCGCGCCGGGCAGGCGCGTGCCGGCCGTCCGGGGGTGGCACGATGA
- a CDS encoding DUF4870 domain-containing protein, with amino-acid sequence MSNTADQQHHGRGESRPAFEGTPAQALPLTASEDRQFATLAHFGGILGFIPSLLIFLIFKDRGPFTAQESKEALNFTLPPTLLALAAWLLSLAPVIGGVFAVVNALIWVTITIFSVNAGIQVNRGRPYRYTLNLRLIR; translated from the coding sequence TTGTCCAACACCGCCGACCAGCAGCACCACGGGCGGGGCGAGTCCCGGCCCGCGTTCGAAGGGACGCCGGCACAGGCCCTTCCCCTGACGGCCTCCGAGGACCGCCAGTTCGCGACGCTGGCGCACTTCGGCGGCATCCTGGGATTTATCCCCTCACTGCTGATCTTCCTCATCTTCAAGGACCGGGGCCCGTTCACGGCGCAGGAGTCGAAGGAGGCGCTGAACTTCACGCTTCCGCCGACCCTCCTGGCGCTGGCGGCCTGGCTCCTGTCGCTCGCGCCGGTGATCGGAGGGGTGTTCGCCGTCGTGAACGCCCTCATCTGGGTCACGATCACGATCTTCTCGGTGAATGCGGGCATCCAGGTCAACCGTGGCCGGCCCTACCGGTACACCCTGAACCTGCGCCTGATCCGCTAG